Proteins co-encoded in one Pelobates fuscus isolate aPelFus1 chromosome 5, aPelFus1.pri, whole genome shotgun sequence genomic window:
- the ARHGEF40 gene encoding rho guanine nucleotide exchange factor 40 translates to MTPQSVEDCLQSALSSLYPPFEVTAPTLLSQVFSVLERTYREDPLRYTLEFLIPAKRILQNVQHQACSQYSGFLFFHEGWPLCLGDKILIQLSALPWHFLKPGDFYLQVVPYLECSPRLVLKCLSQDGSGVQEIVVPESSHSFIFSAEWLNSINKDRSSVRLENCLAAAEEKVLRLQWSEVIYPRFIHKEGFIVGRKCPLGPMLPPLECRSPGDGGITSVDLVDPKVSPQFSFSNVQQDLVSSAVTDSICGSVLDCMEGEYVELSPPNKSNNGKLDSYRDTWVNRAKTAPSRKGKKMGYQAWLHEKKPGKVGSLSTLKQRTQDTWKERLCTGASEDQSKSTVDSSNYWNADATECSNESDLLSEWRKGLDLLQRHDDCDIPSERQDWISSESPKWVSKDYSQEQRVESLGADRTEPITGCQEDDILSRTIEGFSLKIDITEERQKLLSSENHVYITSDCGAVPGDDVQQASSIQCQNNTLKGNLRSLVGNCPVNFQLGSLNKALKDEEDTISVVSHAKELLLTKTDRTWADGQETSIIHGRLEESTTVGGTQLPSSEIRPHEDQDKQPTWSHITDTPQKTGRGRRKKRNKRGRGPLRTEANKGITKTSEPKTDAGKEVTETISKTKEDEERKSDIEKNDESQIAEEALPPPAVIHTVKVPCVELNVDADQPLSQNPLLPVSPSDGLKCLHKDVNWDLMESGFICLTGGQDRDKKALLVICPSKATAIYNHSDIVQTVSYLHSLLRPELRDLGINLILDLRDCTTPNECLLQTLKDNKDSLSHFINCTLIICDKENSAIVPSDLLNSQAIVLSSEITQFIDLEELPESFGGERPYVPSECVWGQRSLGNLYTLCTDVLKSLEDVIHDLETDSILDTEALISHHRDAMKKALSDERLQMLQRDGGTLVARLQKSSYLRFYDPAIFELYEKVDEALHRLVQLSNQKLQELEERLSPQDYFDRTLEDSMSLQDTSKHQYHVMEALEEKHSVEEGQSQTAEPENRRLEVGVRIRGLEVSSRELADRTCSPPRGHVLSRGDGRGPDAPWGGIPKPEGRRSPQRLLLDLLCSERSYVQCLRRSLEARRSCPASLALRGSLEQLLNFHTYFLRELQNCVSQPLTVSYCFLQHAEQLRLYSLYVKNRQKVELFLPAPSGSLKGRRRDQKEEEETWAILQRPLEQLDQYQRFLGDMMQECDQEDEHEQQSLHTARELVGSLVHHGKNLLAAEAIRGFEVDEKEHGRLLLKDVFTVFSGRKKSLRHVFLFQKLLLLSKLKTAEGGLETYGFKQVFKTVDMGLTESAVEGDTRIELWFRRPKSRETLVLQAENSGVKECWTNEITKLLWDQGGLSKDHRTQDTVSIGSSHRSFLDIKAGFSAISERTVGALLTARGSRTRSSLAISSSEHSSPSPHSSLSFALTSGLSPRRLRSPGGVPLPDKINEEGVDTFTGGPVCLKSISPIKEGERPKDLTIEGIFPSTSV, encoded by the exons ATG ACCCCGCAGTCTGTGGAAGATTGCTTGCAAAGTGCTCTCTCCTCTTTGTACCCTCCATTTGAAGTTACAGCCCCCACGCTCCTGTCTCAGGTGTTTTCAGTGTTGGAGAGGACATATCGGGAAGATCCCCTGCGATACACTCTAGAATTCCTAATACCAGCTAAGAGAATCCTTCAAAATGTGCAGCACCAGGCCTGT TCTCAATATAGTGGATTCCTATTCTTTCACGAAGGATGGCCGCTGTGTCTTGGTGACAAGATTCTTATTCAACTCTCCGCCCTTCCTTGGCACTTTCTAAAGCCTGGGGACTTCTACCTTCAGGTTGTGCCATATCTTGAGTGCTCCCCACGCCTTGTGTTAAAGTGCCTTTCTCAAGATGGCAGTGGAGTTCAGGAGATTGTGGTTCCTGAAAGCTCCCATTCCTTCATTTTCTCTGCTGAATGGCTCAATAGTATCAATAAAGACAGGAGCTCAGTACGATTGGAGAATTGCCTGGCAGCAGCGGAAGAAAAAGTTCTCCGACTGCAGTGGTCTGAGGTTATTTATCCACGTTTCATCCACAAGGAAGGCTTTATTGTAGGTAGGAAATGCCCTCTTGGTCCCATGCTGCCTCCACTGGAGTGTCGGAGTCCTGGGGATGGAGGAATCACCAGCGTTGATCTAGTAGACCCTAAAGTCAGCCCTCAGTTCTCATTTTCAAATGTTCAACAAGACTTAGTGAGCTCAGCTGTCACTGATTCAATTTGTGGTTCTGTTTTGGATTGCATGGAAGGTGAATATGTGGAACTAAGCCCTCCAAATAAATCAAATAATGGAAAACTGGACAGCTACAGAGACACATGGGTAAATAGGGCCAAGACAGCTCCAAGCAGAAAGGGCAAGAAGATGGGGTACCAGGCTTGGTTGCATGAGAAGAAACCAGGAAAGGTTGGGTCTCTGAGCACTTTGAAGCAGAGAACTCAAGATACATGGAAAGAAAGATTGTGCACAGGAGCATCTGAAGACCAAAGTAAGTCCACAGTGGATAGCTCAAATTATTGGAATGCAGATGCAACAGAATGTTCCAATGAGTCAGACTTGTTGAGTGAATGGAGAAAAGGCTTGGATCTTCTTCAGAGACATGATGACTGTGACATCCCTTCTGAGAGGCAGGACTGGATTTCCTCTGAGAGTCCAAAATGGGTTTCAAAAGACTattcacaggaacagagggtggaAAGCTTGGGAGCAGATAGGACTGAGCCCATAACTGGTTGTCAGGAAGATGACATTTTATCAAGGACAATAGAAGGATTCTCCCTGAAAATAGATATAACTGAGGAAAGACAGAAATTGCTTTCCTCAGAAAACCATGTATATATCACCAGTGACTGCGGAGCTGTACCTGGAGATGATGTACAACAGGCTTCTTCTATACAGTGCCAAAATAACACATTAAAGGGTAATCTTAGAAGCCTGGTAGGCAACTGTCCAGTAAATTTCCAGTTGGGTTCCTTAAACAAAGCATTGAAAGATGAAGAAGATACAATTTCCGTGGTCTCTCATGCTAAAGAGTTATTGTTAACCAAAACAGATAGGACATGGGCAGATGGTCAAGAAACTTCAATCATACATGGTAGACTTGAAGAAAGTACCACTGTGGGGGGTACACAGTTACCATCCAGTGAGATAAGACCACATGAAGATCAAGATAAGCAACCTACCTGGAGCCATATTACTGATACTCCACAGAAAACAGGGCGAGGACGAcggaaaaaaagaaacaagagaGGAAGGGGGcctttaaggacagaggcaaacaagggaattactaaAACCTCAGAGCCTAAAACTGATGCTGGGAAAGAAGTAACTGAGACTATCAGCAAAACCAAAGAAGATGAAGAAAGAAAATCAGACATTGAAAAAAATGATGAGAGCCAGATTG CAGAAGAAGCTCTGCCCCCACCTGCTGTCATCCACACAGTTAAGGTGCCGTGTGTGGAATTAAATGTGGACGCAGATCAGCCACTTTCCCAGAACCCCTTGCTACCCGTGTCTCCCTCTGATGGTTTGAAATGTCTGCATAAAGATGTCAACTGGGATTTAATGGAGTCAGGCTTTATCTGTTTGACTG gcGGACAGGACAGAGACAAGAAAGCATTGCTGGTCATTTGTCCAAGTAAAGCAACAGCAATTTACAACCACAGTGACATTGTGCAGACCGTCTCTTATCTACACTCTCTACTTAG ACCTGAACTACGTGATTTGGGCATAAACCTCATCCTGGATCTCCGAGACTGTACAACACCCAATGAGTGCCTCCTCCAGACACTGAAAGATAATAAG GACTCCTTAAGTCACTTTATAAACTGCACTTTAATAATCTGTGACAAAGAGAATTCTGCAATTGTTCCCAGTGACCTGCTCAATTCACAGGCAA TTGTCTTGTCTTCAGAGATAACACAGTTCATTGATTTGGAGGAACTGCCAGAGAGCTTTGGTGGAGAGAGACCTTATGTTCCCTCTGAGTGTGTTTGGGGCCAGCGG TCTCTGGGCAATCTTTACACTCTGTGCACTGATGTACTGAAGTCACTAGAGGATGTCATACATGATTTAGAGACTGACAGCATTCTG GACACTGAAGCATTAATAAGTCATCATCGAGATGCCAtgaagaaagcattgagtgatgAGAGACTGCAGATGCTGCAAAGAGATGGAGGAACATTAGTAGCAAGGTTGCAGAAGTCATCATACCTGAG GTTTTATGACCCAGCAATCTTTGAGCTTTATGAGAAGGTGGATGAGGCTTTGCATCGCCTTGTGCAACTATCTAATCAGAAATTGCAAGAACTGGAGGAGAGACTGTCACCACAAGATTATTTTGACCGGACACTTGAG GATTCTATGAGCCTTCAAGATACATCAAAGCATCAGTATCATGTGATGGAGGCCTTAGAGGAG AAACACTCAGTGGAGGAAGGCCAGAGCCAAACAGCAGAACCAGAAAATCGGAGGCTAGAGGTTGGAGTCAGGATTCGTGGTCTAGAGGTCAGCAGCCGAGAGCTAGCAGATCGGACTTGCAGCCCTCCTCGGGGCCATGTTCTCAGCAGAGGTGATGGAAGAGGACCTGATGCTCCCTGGGGAGGGATTCCCAAGCCAGAAGGAAGAAG GTCTCCCCAACGCTTACTTCTAGACCTCCTGTGCTCGGAGCGAAGCTACGTGCAATGTCTACGACGCTCTTTGGAGGCCAGAAGGTCTTGTCCAGCTAGCCTGGCGCTCAGAGGAAGTTTGGAGCAACTCCTTAACTTCCACACTTATTTTCTGAGAGAACTCCAGAACTGCGTATCACAGCCGCTGACTGTCTCATACTGCTTCCTTCAACAT gcaGAGCAGTTGCGTTTATATTCTCTGTATGTGAAAAACAGACAGAAGGTGGAGCTCTTCCTTCCAGCACCCAGCGGAAGCCTTAAG GGCAGGAGGAGGGACCAAAAGGAAGAGGAGGAAACATGGGCGATTCTACAAAGACCACTGGAGCAACTTGATCAGTATCAACGGTTTCTGGGTGATATGATGCAAGAGTGTGATCAGGAGGACGAGCACGAACAACAGTCTCTGCACACAGCTCGGGAGCTGGTGGGGTCCCTTGTGCACCATGGGAAGAATTTGTTGGCTGCTGAAGCCATCCGAGGGTTTGAG GTTGATGAGAAAGAACATGGTCGGCTTCTGCTCAAAGACGTGTTCACTGTATTCTCGGGAAGAAAGAAGTCTCTCCGGCACGTCTTCCTCTTCCAGAAGCTTCTGCTTCTCAGCAAACTCAAGACCGCAGAAGGAGGTCTGGAAACCTATGGCTTTAAGCAGGTATTTAAG ACTGTCGACATGGGTCTCACTGAAAGTGCTGTGGAGGGAGACACAAGAATTGAGCTATGGTTCCGTCGTCCAAAATCCAGAGAGACATTAGTCTTACAAGCTGAAAACTCTGGTGTAAAAGAGTGCTGGACTAATGAAATTACCAAACTGCTATGGGACCAAGGAGGACTAAGCAAAG